The Arsenophonus sp. genome contains a region encoding:
- the fabD gene encoding ACP S-malonyltransferase, translated as MANFAMIFPGQGSQSSGMLGDLAKKFVIIKKTFLESSDILGYDLWNFLQNASETELNKTSKTQPIVLSTSVSIFRIWQEINGKMPQFMAGHSLGEYSALVCSGVLDFQEAIKLVELRGKLMQKVFPKGKGGMYAIIGLDNESVSKICYDISKNKTVSPANFNAPNQIVIAGNKKDVEKAALLCKYAGAKYIIPLSISVPSHCMLMKPAAKKLEKALKKIKFHNPKIPIVNNVDVKIEFCINKIKNALVRQMYSPVRWVEIIQFLSKRKISNFIEIGPGKILTKLTKRINNKINVIAINDINSLKIASITH; from the coding sequence ATGGCTAACTTTGCAATGATTTTTCCAGGACAAGGTTCACAATCGTCTGGAATGTTAGGAGATTTAGCTAAAAAATTTGTTATTATTAAAAAAACATTTTTAGAATCTTCAGACATTTTAGGATATGACTTATGGAATTTTTTACAAAATGCTTCAGAAACAGAATTAAACAAAACATCTAAAACTCAACCTATTGTTTTATCGACATCTGTTTCAATATTTCGAATATGGCAAGAAATTAATGGAAAAATGCCTCAATTTATGGCTGGACATAGTTTAGGTGAATATTCTGCATTAGTTTGTTCTGGAGTTCTTGATTTTCAAGAAGCAATTAAATTAGTTGAATTACGTGGCAAGCTTATGCAAAAAGTTTTTCCAAAAGGGAAGGGAGGAATGTATGCTATAATTGGATTAGATAATGAATCAGTATCAAAAATATGCTACGACATTTCAAAAAATAAAACAGTATCCCCAGCTAATTTTAATGCACCTAATCAAATAGTAATTGCAGGAAATAAAAAAGATGTAGAAAAAGCAGCTTTATTATGTAAATATGCTGGAGCAAAGTATATTATTCCATTATCTATCAGCGTTCCTTCTCATTGTATGTTAATGAAACCAGCTGCTAAAAAATTAGAAAAAGCATTAAAAAAAATAAAATTTCACAATCCTAAAATACCTATAGTTAATAATGTAGACGTCAAGATAGAATTTTGTATTAATAAGATAAAAAATGCATTAGTTAGACAAATGTATAGTCCGGTTCGTTGGGTAGAAATAATTCAATTTTTATCAAAACGTAAAATTTCAAATTTTATTGAAATTGGACCTGGAAAAATACTAACAAAATTAACAAAACGTATTAATAATAAAATTAATGTTATTGCAATTAATGATATTAACTCATTAAAAATTGCATCAATTACTCATTGA
- a CDS encoding beta-ketoacyl-ACP synthase III, translated as MYTKILGTGSYLPVKIRTNADLEKMVNTSNEWIISRTGIKERRIATKEENVFTMGARAAHEALLMAEIKVEEIDLLIVATTSATHAFPSAACQIQQKLGIKSCAAFDVAAACAGFTYALSISDQFIKTKMAKKALVIGSDVLSKMLDPNDRSTLILFGDAAGAIVVGSSEKPGILSTHLYANGNYGNLLTLKHQEHSTLSKPTYIVMVGNEVFKIAVTKLAKIVDETLKKNELDKSELDWFIPHQANLRIITATAKKLSMPMDKVIITLDKHGNTSAASIPTAFDEAVRDGRIKRGNMILLEAFGGGFTWGSALIRF; from the coding sequence ATGTATACAAAAATCTTAGGTACTGGAAGTTATTTGCCTGTTAAAATTCGTACTAATGCTGATTTAGAAAAAATGGTAAATACTTCAAATGAATGGATTATAAGTCGTACAGGTATAAAAGAAAGAAGAATAGCAACAAAAGAAGAAAACGTATTTACAATGGGTGCGAGAGCAGCACATGAAGCATTATTAATGGCTGAAATTAAAGTAGAAGAAATAGATTTGTTAATTGTTGCAACAACTTCAGCAACACATGCATTTCCTAGTGCAGCTTGTCAAATTCAACAAAAGTTAGGTATTAAAAGCTGTGCCGCTTTTGACGTAGCAGCAGCATGTGCTGGTTTTACATATGCATTAAGTATCAGTGATCAATTTATTAAAACAAAAATGGCAAAAAAAGCACTAGTAATAGGATCAGATGTTCTATCAAAAATGTTAGATCCTAATGATAGAAGTACTCTTATATTATTTGGAGATGCTGCTGGAGCTATTGTGGTTGGATCATCTGAAAAACCTGGAATTTTATCAACACATTTGTATGCTAATGGTAATTATGGAAATTTATTAACCTTAAAACATCAAGAACATAGTACATTATCAAAACCAACATATATTGTAATGGTAGGAAATGAAGTATTCAAAATAGCAGTAACAAAACTAGCTAAAATAGTAGATGAAACTTTAAAAAAAAATGAATTAGATAAATCAGAATTAGATTGGTTTATACCACATCAAGCTAATTTAAGAATAATCACAGCTACTGCAAAAAAACTTTCTATGCCGATGGATAAAGTTATTATTACTCTAGATAAACATGGAAATACATCAGCTGCCTCTATACCAACTGCATTTGATGAGGCAGTTCGAGATGGAAGAATTAAAAGAGGAAATATGATATTACTTGAAGCTTTTGGTGGTGGATTTACTTGGGGTTCTGCATTAATACGATTTTAA